In a single window of the Lepidochelys kempii isolate rLepKem1 chromosome 21, rLepKem1.hap2, whole genome shotgun sequence genome:
- the AVPR1B gene encoding vasopressin V1b receptor, with product MEPGWERNSTPCSDPGDVLTQAGDLNWTLFHTRDEELARAEIGVLATILAVATVGNLGVLLAMYRLRKKMSRMHLFILHLGLTDLGVALFQVLPQMIWEVTYRFLGPDLLCRAVKYLQVLSMFASTYMLIMMTLDRYIAVCHPLRTLQQPGRQAYLMIGATWVLSGLLSLPQVFIFSLREVHQGSGVLDCWADFRYPWGARAYITWTTLCVFVLPVGILTACYGLICHEICKNLRGKRQSGTETGAGCPCGQASRVSSVRTISRAKIRTVKMTFVIVLAYIACWAPFFSVQMWSVWDENAPDDESTNVAFTITVLLASLSSCCNPWIYMFFSGHLLHDMLWYVSCCRSLRPGLKRRVSNGSLCSRKTTILTQSHRTATAGIRLQQGTLKDFGQSYEDTVTEAGVL from the exons ATGGAGCCGGGTTGGGAGAGGAACAGCACTCCCTGCAGCGACCCTGGGGACGTCCTGACCCAGGCAGGGGATCTCAACTGGACTCTCTTCCACACCCGAGATGAGGAGCTAGCCCGGGCCGAGATCGGGGTGCTGGCCACCATCCTGGCAGTTGCCACCGTGGGcaacctgggggtgctgctggcCATGTACCGGCTGAGGAAGAAGATGAGCAGGATGCACCTCTTCATCCTGCACTTGGGACTGACCGACCTGGGGGTGGCGCTTTTCCAGGTGCTGCCCCAGATGATCTGGGAGGTGACCTACCGCTTCCTGGGGCCCGACCTGCTCTGCAGGGCCGTCAAGTACCTGCAGGTGCTGAGCATGTTCGCCTCCACCTACATGCTCATCATGATGACCCTGGACCGCTACATCGCCGTGTGTCACCCACTGCGCACCCTGCaacagccaggcaggcaggcctACCTGATGATTGGGGCCACCTGGGTGCTCAGTGGCCTCCTCAGCCTGCCCCAGGTCTTCATCTTCTCATTGCGGGAGGTGCACCAGGGCTCCGGGGTGCTGGACTGCTGGGCTGACTTCAGGTACCCCTGGGGCGCCCGGGCCTACATCACCTGGACCACGCTGTGTGTCTTTGTCCTGCCCGTGGGCATCCTCACCGCCTGCTACGGCCTCATCTGCCACGAGATCTGCAAGAACCTCCGGGGCAAGAGGCAGAGCGGGACAGAGACGGGAGCGGGGTGCCCCTGCGGCCAGGCCTCCCGGGTGAGCAGCGTACGCACCATCTCCAGGGCCAAGATCCGCACGGTGAAGATGACCTTTGTCATCGTGCTGGCCTACATCGCCTGCTGGGCGCCCTTCTTcagtgtgcagatgtggtcagtGTGGGACGAGAACGCCCCCGATGACG AGTCCACCAACGTGGCATTCACCATCACCGTGCTGCTGGCCAGCCTCAGCAGCTGCTGCAACCCCTGGATTTACATGTTCTTCAGCGGGCACCTCCTGCACGACATGCTGTGGTACGTCTCCTGCTGCAGGAGCCTCCGGCCTGGCCTCAAGAGGCGAGTCTCCAACGGGAGCCTCTGCAGCAGGAAAACCACCATCCTGACTCAGAGCCACCGAACCGCCACCGCTGGGATCCGGCTGCAGCAGGGGACCTTGAAAGATTTCGGCCAGTCCTACGAGGACACGGTGACGGAGGCGGGTGTGCTCTAG